One genomic window of Arachis stenosperma cultivar V10309 chromosome 10, arast.V10309.gnm1.PFL2, whole genome shotgun sequence includes the following:
- the LOC130954243 gene encoding aquaporin SIP1-2-like, with product MVNAIKVAIADATVTCMWVFISATFGMMTSYITKMVDLHHLSHGGVDYPAMMVTTLVFFTFFSIFNTICNAFGGASFNPTGNASFYAAGSGSDSLFSMALRFPAQALGAVGGAVAIMEVMPLKYRHMIGGPTLKVDSQTGAIVEGVLTFLISFVVLLISLKGPRSSIMKTWLIAMAVVIVVHLGSVYTGPALNPAIAFGWAYLENSHNTWEQFYVYWIAPFIGAILASWLFRIVFPPRVVKHKKA from the exons atggTGAATGCAATAAAGGTAGCGATTGCAGATGCAACGGTGACATGTATGTGGGTATTCATATCAGCGACGTTTGGGATGATGACAAGTTATATAACAAAAATGGTTGATCTTCATCACCTATCACATGGTGGTGTTGATTACCCTGCTATGATGGTAACAACTTTAGTCTTCTTCACATTTTTCTCTATATTCAATACTATTTGCAATGCCTTTGGAGGTGCCAGTTTCAACCCCACTGGTAATGCTTCTTTCTATGCTGCTGGTTCTGGCTCTGATTCCCTCTTCTCCATGGCTCTTCGTTTTCCAGCTCAG GCACTGGGTGCAGTTGGTGGTGCAGTGGCAATCATGGAAGTAATGCCATTAAAATACAGGCACATGATTGGTGGGCCTACTTTGAAAGTTGACTCACAAACTGGAGCAATTGTTGAAGGGGTTTTGACATTTCTGATTAGCTTTGTGGTACTCCTAATCTCACTGAAAGGCCCTCGTAGTTCAATTATGAAGACTTGGTTAATCGCCATGGCAGTTGTCATTGTTGTCCATCTCGGTTCTGTTTACACCGGCCCAGCCTTGAATCCTGCCATT GCCTTTGGTTGGGCATACTTAGAGAATTCACACAATACATGGGagcaattttatgtttattgGATTGCCCCTTTCATTGGTGCAATATTGGCTTCTTGGTTATTTCGTATTGTCTTTCCACCAAGAGTAGTAAAACACAAGAAAGCTTGA